One Candidatus Zixiibacteriota bacterium genomic window, TATGGTGATTATCCGCGCCAGCGCCGACTGGTCTCCCCCCAGAAATCGCTCCAAAACCGTCATAGAACTCTCAGAATGAGCCGATATCGCCGGCGGCCAGTTTCATATCTTTCAAACGAAGCTGTATATGAGTGCTGTCATTCCAGGAATTATATTCGACTACATATACCAGGTCAACCAGATTTCCGCGCCCCGAGAGATTGCGCACCCAGTCGCCGAATCCGAAACCGATGACGTCAAAGACGGCATCCCCCTTGCGGACTTTCATCTTCAGATGATTCTTCCCGACACAGTACGGCTGTCCCAGTATCTCGCAATTGCGGGTCAGAAAGACCGGCCGCATATTCTGGGGACCGAAAGGCGAGAAGGTCTCCAGCACGTCGAGCAGACGGTCATTAATCTGGCTCAACTCTATTTCGGAATCGATATAGAGTTTTGCCACCAGGTCATCATCCGTCAGCATTCTCTGGGAAACTTCCTTCATCCGCTCCCGGAATTTTTCGATATTAGCAGGATTGATAGTCAAACCGGCGGCATATTTATGTCCCCCGTACCGCAGCAACAGGTCCTCACATTCTTTCAGGGCGTCACAGAGATGAAATCCCGGGATGGAGCGCGCCGACCCTTTGCCTTCGCCATTATCTATGGCAATCATGATGGTGGGGAGATGATATTTTTCCACCAGGCGGCTGGCGACAATACCAATTACTCCCTGATGCCACCCTTCGGATGCCAGTATAATGGCGCGGTCATTGCTCAGGTCGACTACCTGACGAATCTGCTCCAGGGCTTCGTTGAGGGTCTTTTCGTCGATATATTTCCGCCGCTGATTTTCCTTATCCAATTTCCGCGCGATATCGGCGGCGACCCGCTCATCTTTGGTGGTCAAAAGCTTTATCGCCATTTCGGCGTCGCCCAGTCGCCCCACGGCATTGATACGCGGCGCCAGGATAAAAACGACCTGTCCGGTCCCGATATCCTTCCCCATCAGACCGGAGACAAAAGTCAGCGATTTCAGCCCGGGCTTATTGGTGCGCGATATCTGCTTGATACCGAACTTGGTCAGAATTCGATTTTCGCCGACCAGCGGCACGATATCGGCCGAGGTCCCCAGCGCCACCAGGTCGAGATGTTCCTCCAGTTCGCTTTGGTCCTGCTGCAGTCTCTGATAGAGCGCCTGCGCCACTTTGAAAGCGACACCAACCCCGGAAAGCTCTCCTCCCGAATAGGTGCAGTCTTTCTGTTTCGGGTTTACCAGCGCCACCGGCTCCGGCAAAACTTCCCCCGGCTCATGATGGTCGGTCAGAATACATTCGATTCCGAGCGAGGCCGCATGTTTGACTTCCTCCACCGCCGTGACTCCGGTATCGACCGAGACGATAAGAGTTACCCCCCGCTCGGAGGCCTCTTTAATCCCCTCCACGGAGAGCCCGTACCCTTCAATAAGGCGGTTGGGAAGATAATAACTTACCTGCGCTCCCAGTTTATTCAGAACCAGGTACAAGAGCGAGGCGGCGGTGATACCGTCAACATCATAGTCGCCGTACACCATCATCTTTTCGTTATCGCGAAGCGCCTGCAGTATCCGGTCCACCGCCCGGTCCATTCCGTAGAGGGTGAACGGGTCCTGAAGGTCTTTGAGCGATGGCTGCAGGAATTGACGAATAGTCTCCGGCGTATCTATTTGACGATTGAAAAGAATCTTGGCGATGATTCTATCGAGCCCGGTTTTATTGCTGATCTCCTGGAGTAATTCGGGATCAGGTTCTTGAGCTACCACCCATTTCAAAGGGACGGTTCTCGTTGCCGAGTTCATAGACGGCTTCCTTTTTCAAGAAGCCAGAAAGAGGGAAATAAGCCGAGTTCTGTTTATCCCGACCAGTCGGGAGTAACGGTCATTTATCTTGACCGGACAGTTGCCTGCCGGTTCTATGCGGCCTACCCGGAAATCAAACGGGGCGAGCCTCCCCTTTTTCCTTATTTGGCCTTGCTCCGGGTGGGGTTTACCTTCCGCCCGGTCTCCCGCGCGGAACGGGGTCTCTTACACCTCGGTTTCACCATCACCCCCGAACAGCGCGAAACTGTCCGGGTCGGCTGTCTTGTTTCTGCGGCACTCTCCGTCGGATTGCTCCGCCCCGGCGTTACCGGGCACCCCGGCTCTGTGGAGCTCGGACTTTCCTCACTTTACGTTTTCATAAAGCGCGACCGTGTTTCACTCTTTCTGTGCTTTCGTTCATATCTATCGTTAACAAAAAACTTCATATATTAAAACATCCGCCGGTAATTGGGCGCCTCCTTCGAGATACTGACCGAATGCGGATGTGATTCCAGTATGCCGGCCTGCGTCACGCGCACAAATTTCGCCTTCTTATGCAAATCGCCAATGCTTCCCGCTCCGCAAATCCCCATCCCGGAGCGAAGCCCGCCGACCAGTTGATAAACCGAGTCAGCCAGGTCTCCTTTGTAAGGCACTTTTCCCTCGATTCCTTCCGGCACAAACTTGGAGACCTCTTCCTGATGCTCCTGGAAATATCTGTCTTTGCTGCCGGCTTTCATCGCTTCTATCGAGCCCATCCCGCGGTAAACTTTAAAACTTCTTCCCTCGAACAGCACGGTTTCGCCGGGAGACTCTTCCGTCCCGGCAAATAGGGAGCCTATCATGACCGCATCAGCCCCTGCCGCCAGAGCCTTGGTGATATCGCCGGAATATCTTATGCCGCCGTCGGCAATCACCGGAATATTATCCTTCCGCGCCGCTTCCACGCTTTCCATTACGGCGGTAATCTGCGGCATGCCGGCGCCGGTCACCACCCGGGTAGTGCAGATTGACCCCGGTCCAATCCCGACTTTCACCGCATCCGCCCCGGCATCAATTAATGCCTGTGTTCCTTCTCTGGTCGCCACATTCCCTGCCATAACCGGTTTGTCCGGAAACCTCTTCTTCAAAAATTCTATTGCCCTCAGCACCCCGGCCGAATGGCCGTGCGAGGAATCTATCACCAGTATGTCAACGCCGGTATTGACCAGAAGTTCCGCCCGCTTCTCCAATTCGCCGGAGACCCCTACCGCCGCTCCCACCCGAAGCCTCCCCCGCTCATCCTTGCAGGCATTGGGATACTGAATTTTTTTCATTATATCCTTAACAGTAATCATCCCCTTGAGATTGTTCTGGGCGTCGACAATCAGAAGTTTCTCAATGCGGTTCTTATGCAGGAGCTCCTGCGCCGTTTCCAGGTCGATTCCTTCATTGGCGGTGACCAGATTGTTTTTAGTCATGACATCTCTTATCAGCAGGTTCAGCTCTTTATGGAAACGCAAATCGCGGTTGGTAATAATGCCGACCAGTTTGCCGTGCTCCGTTATCGGTATTCCGGAGATAGAGAATTTTTTCATCACCGCCAGGGCGTCGCCTATGGGACGGTCCGGCGGAAGAGTAATCGGGTCCACTATCATTCCCGATTCCGACCGCTTGACTTTATCGACCTCCCCCATCTGGATTTCGGGGGCAAGATTTTTGTGAATGATGCCAATCCCCCCCTGACGCGCCAGAGCGATTGCCAGCCGCGACTCGGTCACCGTATCCATTGCCGCCGAAATTATCGGTATATTCAGCCTGATGGAAGCGGTCAGGCGGGTTGTGATATCGACATCTCGCGGAAGCACCTCCGAGCGGGTCGGGACAAGAAGAAC contains:
- the guaB gene encoding IMP dehydrogenase → MAEFFPTDGLTFDDVLLVPTRSEVLPRDVDITTRLTASIRLNIPIISAAMDTVTESRLAIALARQGGIGIIHKNLAPEIQMGEVDKVKRSESGMIVDPITLPPDRPIGDALAVMKKFSISGIPITEHGKLVGIITNRDLRFHKELNLLIRDVMTKNNLVTANEGIDLETAQELLHKNRIEKLLIVDAQNNLKGMITVKDIMKKIQYPNACKDERGRLRVGAAVGVSGELEKRAELLVNTGVDILVIDSSHGHSAGVLRAIEFLKKRFPDKPVMAGNVATREGTQALIDAGADAVKVGIGPGSICTTRVVTGAGMPQITAVMESVEAARKDNIPVIADGGIRYSGDITKALAAGADAVMIGSLFAGTEESPGETVLFEGRSFKVYRGMGSIEAMKAGSKDRYFQEHQEEVSKFVPEGIEGKVPYKGDLADSVYQLVGGLRSGMGICGAGSIGDLHKKAKFVRVTQAGILESHPHSVSISKEAPNYRRMF
- the recJ gene encoding single-stranded-DNA-specific exonuclease RecJ, giving the protein MNSATRTVPLKWVVAQEPDPELLQEISNKTGLDRIIAKILFNRQIDTPETIRQFLQPSLKDLQDPFTLYGMDRAVDRILQALRDNEKMMVYGDYDVDGITAASLLYLVLNKLGAQVSYYLPNRLIEGYGLSVEGIKEASERGVTLIVSVDTGVTAVEEVKHAASLGIECILTDHHEPGEVLPEPVALVNPKQKDCTYSGGELSGVGVAFKVAQALYQRLQQDQSELEEHLDLVALGTSADIVPLVGENRILTKFGIKQISRTNKPGLKSLTFVSGLMGKDIGTGQVVFILAPRINAVGRLGDAEMAIKLLTTKDERVAADIARKLDKENQRRKYIDEKTLNEALEQIRQVVDLSNDRAIILASEGWHQGVIGIVASRLVEKYHLPTIMIAIDNGEGKGSARSIPGFHLCDALKECEDLLLRYGGHKYAAGLTINPANIEKFRERMKEVSQRMLTDDDLVAKLYIDSEIELSQINDRLLDVLETFSPFGPQNMRPVFLTRNCEILGQPYCVGKNHLKMKVRKGDAVFDVIGFGFGDWVRNLSGRGNLVDLVYVVEYNSWNDSTHIQLRLKDMKLAAGDIGSF